A genomic stretch from Coregonus clupeaformis isolate EN_2021a chromosome 23, ASM2061545v1, whole genome shotgun sequence includes:
- the LOC121536954 gene encoding integral membrane protein 2B produces the protein MVKVSFNSALGQKDVKKDSETLIPDDKDPEVALPVRQQSKALCWCVCLGLALILSSVVVGGASYYMKEGGVFECGVMYREEDMEKYREKTTIQEEEDVELDLRSSFKRIQENIRVLEDQEVALINVPLPEFEDGNPADIVHDFQRNLTAYLDLFLNKCYVIPLNTSIVMPPKNLLELLINIKAGTYMPKNYMVHEEMVVTERLDNVEQLGYHINNLCQGKDTYKLERRDRILGMQKREALNCHKIRHFESKFVVETLICEP, from the exons GATCCGGAGGTGGCTCTGCCGGTGCGTCAGCAGTCCAAGGCCTTGTGCTGGTGTGTGTGCCTGGGCTTGGCCCTCATCCTGTCTAGCGTGGTGGTGGGAGGGGCCTCCTACTACATGAAG GAGGGCGGGGTGTTTGAGTGTGGGGTGATGTACCGTGAGGAGGACATGGAGAAGTACCGTGAGAAGACGACGatccaggaggaggaggatgtggagCTGGACCTGCGCTCCAGCTTCAAGAGGATCCAGGAGAACATCCGCGTACTGGAGGACCAGGAGGTGGCTCTAATCAACGTACCCCTGCCCGAGTTCGAAGACGGCAACCCTGCTGACATCGTTCACGACTTCCAAAGG AACCTGACTGCCTACCTGGACCTGTTCCTGAACAAGTGTTATGTCATCCCCCTCAACACCTCCATTGTCATGCCTCCCAAGAACTTGCTGGAGCTGTTGATCAACATCAAG GCTGGTACCTACATGCCCAAGAACTACATGGTCCATGAGGAGATGGTGGTGACTGAGCGCCTGGACAACGTGGAACAACTGGGATACCATATCAACAACCTCTGCCAGGGCAAGGACACCTATAAGCTTGAGCGCAGAGACAGGATCCTgg GTATGCAGAAGCGTGAAGCTCTCAACTGCCACAAGATCCGTCACTTTGAGAGCAAATTTGTGGTGGAGACCTTGATCTGTGAGCCCTAG